One window of Sebaldella sp. S0638 genomic DNA carries:
- the aroQ gene encoding type II 3-dehydroquinate dehydratase: MKFLVVNGPNLNFLGIREKGVYGSETYKELVEYIKDVSGKLVESIEVKQSNSEGEIIDFLQKAYYDKVDGIIINPGAYTHYSYAIYDALKAVSIPAVEVHMSDIHNREEFRKTSVTAPACIKQICGKGKEGYIEGVLYLLEYLK, encoded by the coding sequence ATGAAATTTTTAGTGGTAAACGGGCCTAATTTGAATTTTTTGGGAATACGTGAAAAGGGAGTTTATGGTTCTGAGACATATAAGGAACTCGTGGAATATATTAAGGACGTAAGCGGAAAACTTGTAGAGAGTATAGAAGTAAAACAGTCAAACAGCGAGGGGGAAATTATAGATTTCCTGCAGAAAGCTTATTATGACAAAGTAGACGGAATAATAATAAATCCCGGAGCTTATACTCATTACAGCTATGCGATTTATGACGCGCTGAAAGCTGTTTCGATTCCAGCTGTGGAGGTTCATATGAGCGATATTCACAACAGGGAAGAATTCAGAAAAACATCTGTAACTGCACCGGCATGTATAAAGCAGATATGCGGTAAAGGTAAGGAAGGGTACATTGAGGGAGTGTTATATCTGC